One Cydia amplana chromosome 18, ilCydAmpl1.1, whole genome shotgun sequence DNA segment encodes these proteins:
- the LOC134656423 gene encoding endophilin-A isoform X3: MAFAGLKKQINKANQYVTEKMGGAEGTKLDLDFVEMERKTDVTCELVEELQIKTKEFLQPNPTARAKMAAVKGISKLSGQAKSNTYPQPEGVLGDCMLHYGKKLGEDTVFSQCLIEMGEAMKNMADVKYSLDDNIKQSFLEPLHHLQTKDLKEVMHHRKKLQGRRLDFDCKRRRQAKDDEIRQAEDKFAESLTLAQIGMFNLLDNDVEQVAQLTFFAEGLLEYHQQCTEILQGLVSTLMEKKEEAVNRPKMEFVPKTLADLHIEGIHDLNNGRRYGSTQTLSRPRHHIPPSSSVGDLSTGDPFKAWEMPTPPKPNPTAYQFKPHPAPRNQFNGRDPWKASPLPSPVKSPARTPVAPAKGPCCTALYDFEPENQGELGFKENDVITLINKVDDNWFEGSVNGKTGYFPISYVQVTVPLPNM; encoded by the exons ATGGCTTTCGCGGGTCTTAAGAAGCAAATTAACAAAGCAAATCAA TATGTCACAGAGAAAATGGGAGGTGCCGAAGGCACGAAATTGGATTTGGACTTCGTGGAAATGGAAAGA AAAACAGACGTAACATGCGAGCTCGTGGAAGAGCTACAAATCAAGACAAAAGAGTTCCTCCAGCCAAATCCGACAGCGCGGGCGAAGATGGCCGCCGTGAAGGGGATCAGCAAACTGAGCGGGCAGGCGAAGAGCAATACCTACCCTCAGCCAGAGGGCGTGCTGGGCGACTGTATGCTGCACTACGGAAAGAAACTTGGAGAGGACACCGTGTTCT CCCAATGTCTCATCGAAATGGGTGAGGCCATGAAAAATATGGCGGACGTTAAGTATTCCCTCGACGACAACATCAAACAAAGCTTCCTTGAACCACTGCATCACCTGCAAACCAAAGACCTCAAAGAAGTTATG CACCACCGAAAGAAACTACAGGGCCGCAGATTGGACTTCGACTGCAAAAGACGTCGCCAGGCAAAAG ATGATGAGATACGGCAGGCGGAAGATAAGTTCGCCGAGTCTCTGACGCTCGCGCAGATTGGCATGTTCAACCTTCTTGACAATGAT GTGGAGCAGGTCGCGCAACTCACATTCTTCGCGGAAGGGCTGCTGGAGTATCACCAGCAGTGTACGGAGATCCTGCAAGGGCTCGTATCGACGCTTATGGAGAA GAAAGAGGAGGCCGTGAACCGTCCCAAGATGGAGTTCGTGCCCAAGACCCTCGCCGACCTTCACATCGAGGGTATCCACGACCTGAACAATGGTAGGCGGTACGGTTCCACCCAAACCCTGTCCCGACCCCGCCATCACATCCCCCCTTCCTCCTCCGTCGGCGACCTTAGCACCGGCGATCCCTTCAAAGCCTGGGAGATGCCCACCCCACCCAAACCCAACCCTACGGCGTATCAGTTCAAACCCCACCCGGCGCCAAGGAATCAGTTTAACGGCAGAGACCCATGGAAAG CGTCGCCGCTGCCGTCGCCGGTGAAGTCGCCCGCGCGGACGCCCGTGGCGCCCGCCAAGGGCCCGTGCTGCACCGCGCTCTACGACTTCGAGCCTGAGAACCAGGGCGAGCTTGGATTCAAG GAGAACGACGTGATCACACTGATCAACAAAGTAGACGACAACTGGTTCGAGGGCTCCGTCAACGGCAAGACCGGCTACTTCCCCATCAGCTACGTGCAGGTCACAGTGCCCCTGCCCAACATGTAA
- the LOC134656423 gene encoding endophilin-A isoform X1 — MAFAGLKKQINKANQYVTEKMGGAEGTKLDLDFVEMERKTDVTCELVEELQIKTKEFLQPNPTARAKMAAVKGISKLSGQAKSNTYPQPEGVLGDCMLHYGKKLGEDTVFSQCLIEMGEAMKNMADVKYSLDDNIKQSFLEPLHHLQTKDLKEVMHHRKKLQGRRLDFDCKRRRQAKGHGKVSPYMSPSHGNTPRQDDEIRQAEDKFAESLTLAQIGMFNLLDNDVEQVAQLTFFAEGLLEYHQQCTEILQGLVSTLMEKKEEAVNRPKMEFVPKTLADLHIEGIHDLNNGRRYGSTQTLSRPRHHIPPSSSVGDLSTGDPFKAWEMPTPPKPNPTAYQFKPHPAPRNQFNGRDPWKASPLPSPVKSPARTPVAPAKGPCCTALYDFEPENQGELGFKENDVITLINKVDDNWFEGSVNGKTGYFPISYVQVTVPLPNM; from the exons ATGGCTTTCGCGGGTCTTAAGAAGCAAATTAACAAAGCAAATCAA TATGTCACAGAGAAAATGGGAGGTGCCGAAGGCACGAAATTGGATTTGGACTTCGTGGAAATGGAAAGA AAAACAGACGTAACATGCGAGCTCGTGGAAGAGCTACAAATCAAGACAAAAGAGTTCCTCCAGCCAAATCCGACAGCGCGGGCGAAGATGGCCGCCGTGAAGGGGATCAGCAAACTGAGCGGGCAGGCGAAGAGCAATACCTACCCTCAGCCAGAGGGCGTGCTGGGCGACTGTATGCTGCACTACGGAAAGAAACTTGGAGAGGACACCGTGTTCT CCCAATGTCTCATCGAAATGGGTGAGGCCATGAAAAATATGGCGGACGTTAAGTATTCCCTCGACGACAACATCAAACAAAGCTTCCTTGAACCACTGCATCACCTGCAAACCAAAGACCTCAAAGAAGTTATG CACCACCGAAAGAAACTACAGGGCCGCAGATTGGACTTCGACTGCAAAAGACGTCGCCAGGCAAAAG GCCATGGCAAGGTCAGCCCTTATATGAGCCCCAGTCACGGCAATACTCCAAGACAGG ATGATGAGATACGGCAGGCGGAAGATAAGTTCGCCGAGTCTCTGACGCTCGCGCAGATTGGCATGTTCAACCTTCTTGACAATGAT GTGGAGCAGGTCGCGCAACTCACATTCTTCGCGGAAGGGCTGCTGGAGTATCACCAGCAGTGTACGGAGATCCTGCAAGGGCTCGTATCGACGCTTATGGAGAA GAAAGAGGAGGCCGTGAACCGTCCCAAGATGGAGTTCGTGCCCAAGACCCTCGCCGACCTTCACATCGAGGGTATCCACGACCTGAACAATGGTAGGCGGTACGGTTCCACCCAAACCCTGTCCCGACCCCGCCATCACATCCCCCCTTCCTCCTCCGTCGGCGACCTTAGCACCGGCGATCCCTTCAAAGCCTGGGAGATGCCCACCCCACCCAAACCCAACCCTACGGCGTATCAGTTCAAACCCCACCCGGCGCCAAGGAATCAGTTTAACGGCAGAGACCCATGGAAAG CGTCGCCGCTGCCGTCGCCGGTGAAGTCGCCCGCGCGGACGCCCGTGGCGCCCGCCAAGGGCCCGTGCTGCACCGCGCTCTACGACTTCGAGCCTGAGAACCAGGGCGAGCTTGGATTCAAG GAGAACGACGTGATCACACTGATCAACAAAGTAGACGACAACTGGTTCGAGGGCTCCGTCAACGGCAAGACCGGCTACTTCCCCATCAGCTACGTGCAGGTCACAGTGCCCCTGCCCAACATGTAA
- the LOC134656423 gene encoding endophilin-A isoform X2, with translation MAFAGLKKQINKANQYVTEKMGGAEGTKLDLDFVEMERKTDVTCELVEELQIKTKEFLQPNPTARAKMAAVKGISKLSGQAKSNTYPQPEGVLGDCMLHYGKKLGEDTVFSQCLIEMGEAMKNMADVKYSLDDNIKQSFLEPLHHLQTKDLKEVMHHRKKLQGRRLDFDCKRRRQAKGSQIPDDEIRQAEDKFAESLTLAQIGMFNLLDNDVEQVAQLTFFAEGLLEYHQQCTEILQGLVSTLMEKKEEAVNRPKMEFVPKTLADLHIEGIHDLNNGRRYGSTQTLSRPRHHIPPSSSVGDLSTGDPFKAWEMPTPPKPNPTAYQFKPHPAPRNQFNGRDPWKASPLPSPVKSPARTPVAPAKGPCCTALYDFEPENQGELGFKENDVITLINKVDDNWFEGSVNGKTGYFPISYVQVTVPLPNM, from the exons ATGGCTTTCGCGGGTCTTAAGAAGCAAATTAACAAAGCAAATCAA TATGTCACAGAGAAAATGGGAGGTGCCGAAGGCACGAAATTGGATTTGGACTTCGTGGAAATGGAAAGA AAAACAGACGTAACATGCGAGCTCGTGGAAGAGCTACAAATCAAGACAAAAGAGTTCCTCCAGCCAAATCCGACAGCGCGGGCGAAGATGGCCGCCGTGAAGGGGATCAGCAAACTGAGCGGGCAGGCGAAGAGCAATACCTACCCTCAGCCAGAGGGCGTGCTGGGCGACTGTATGCTGCACTACGGAAAGAAACTTGGAGAGGACACCGTGTTCT CCCAATGTCTCATCGAAATGGGTGAGGCCATGAAAAATATGGCGGACGTTAAGTATTCCCTCGACGACAACATCAAACAAAGCTTCCTTGAACCACTGCATCACCTGCAAACCAAAGACCTCAAAGAAGTTATG CACCACCGAAAGAAACTACAGGGCCGCAGATTGGACTTCGACTGCAAAAGACGTCGCCAGGCAAAAG GTTCTCAAATTCCAGATGATGAGATACGGCAGGCGGAAGATAAGTTCGCCGAGTCTCTGACGCTCGCGCAGATTGGCATGTTCAACCTTCTTGACAATGAT GTGGAGCAGGTCGCGCAACTCACATTCTTCGCGGAAGGGCTGCTGGAGTATCACCAGCAGTGTACGGAGATCCTGCAAGGGCTCGTATCGACGCTTATGGAGAA GAAAGAGGAGGCCGTGAACCGTCCCAAGATGGAGTTCGTGCCCAAGACCCTCGCCGACCTTCACATCGAGGGTATCCACGACCTGAACAATGGTAGGCGGTACGGTTCCACCCAAACCCTGTCCCGACCCCGCCATCACATCCCCCCTTCCTCCTCCGTCGGCGACCTTAGCACCGGCGATCCCTTCAAAGCCTGGGAGATGCCCACCCCACCCAAACCCAACCCTACGGCGTATCAGTTCAAACCCCACCCGGCGCCAAGGAATCAGTTTAACGGCAGAGACCCATGGAAAG CGTCGCCGCTGCCGTCGCCGGTGAAGTCGCCCGCGCGGACGCCCGTGGCGCCCGCCAAGGGCCCGTGCTGCACCGCGCTCTACGACTTCGAGCCTGAGAACCAGGGCGAGCTTGGATTCAAG GAGAACGACGTGATCACACTGATCAACAAAGTAGACGACAACTGGTTCGAGGGCTCCGTCAACGGCAAGACCGGCTACTTCCCCATCAGCTACGTGCAGGTCACAGTGCCCCTGCCCAACATGTAA
- the LOC134656423 gene encoding endophilin-A isoform X5, which yields MAFAGLKKQINKANQYVTEKMGGAEGTKLDLDFVEMERKTDVTCELVEELQIKTKEFLQPNPTARAKMAAVKGISKLSGQAKSNTYPQPEGVLGDCMLHYGKKLGEDTVFSQCLIEMGEAMKNMADVKYSLDDNIKQSFLEPLHHLQTKDLKEVMHHRKKLQGRRLDFDCKRRRQAKGHGKVSPYMSPSHGNTPRQDDEIRQAEDKFAESLTLAQIGMFNLLDNDVEQVAQLTFFAEGLLEYHQQCTEILQGLVSTLMEKKEEAVNRPKMEFVPKTLADLHIEGIHDLNNASPLPSPVKSPARTPVAPAKGPCCTALYDFEPENQGELGFKENDVITLINKVDDNWFEGSVNGKTGYFPISYVQVTVPLPNM from the exons ATGGCTTTCGCGGGTCTTAAGAAGCAAATTAACAAAGCAAATCAA TATGTCACAGAGAAAATGGGAGGTGCCGAAGGCACGAAATTGGATTTGGACTTCGTGGAAATGGAAAGA AAAACAGACGTAACATGCGAGCTCGTGGAAGAGCTACAAATCAAGACAAAAGAGTTCCTCCAGCCAAATCCGACAGCGCGGGCGAAGATGGCCGCCGTGAAGGGGATCAGCAAACTGAGCGGGCAGGCGAAGAGCAATACCTACCCTCAGCCAGAGGGCGTGCTGGGCGACTGTATGCTGCACTACGGAAAGAAACTTGGAGAGGACACCGTGTTCT CCCAATGTCTCATCGAAATGGGTGAGGCCATGAAAAATATGGCGGACGTTAAGTATTCCCTCGACGACAACATCAAACAAAGCTTCCTTGAACCACTGCATCACCTGCAAACCAAAGACCTCAAAGAAGTTATG CACCACCGAAAGAAACTACAGGGCCGCAGATTGGACTTCGACTGCAAAAGACGTCGCCAGGCAAAAG GCCATGGCAAGGTCAGCCCTTATATGAGCCCCAGTCACGGCAATACTCCAAGACAGG ATGATGAGATACGGCAGGCGGAAGATAAGTTCGCCGAGTCTCTGACGCTCGCGCAGATTGGCATGTTCAACCTTCTTGACAATGAT GTGGAGCAGGTCGCGCAACTCACATTCTTCGCGGAAGGGCTGCTGGAGTATCACCAGCAGTGTACGGAGATCCTGCAAGGGCTCGTATCGACGCTTATGGAGAA GAAAGAGGAGGCCGTGAACCGTCCCAAGATGGAGTTCGTGCCCAAGACCCTCGCCGACCTTCACATCGAGGGTATCCACGACCTGAACAATG CGTCGCCGCTGCCGTCGCCGGTGAAGTCGCCCGCGCGGACGCCCGTGGCGCCCGCCAAGGGCCCGTGCTGCACCGCGCTCTACGACTTCGAGCCTGAGAACCAGGGCGAGCTTGGATTCAAG GAGAACGACGTGATCACACTGATCAACAAAGTAGACGACAACTGGTTCGAGGGCTCCGTCAACGGCAAGACCGGCTACTTCCCCATCAGCTACGTGCAGGTCACAGTGCCCCTGCCCAACATGTAA
- the LOC134656423 gene encoding endophilin-A isoform X4, with protein sequence MAFAGLKKQINKANQYVTEKMGGAEGTKLDLDFVEMERKTDVTCELVEELQIKTKEFLQPNPTARAKMAAVKGISKLSGQAKSNTYPQPEGVLGDCMLHYGKKLGEDTVFSQCLIEMGEAMKNMADVKYSLDDNIKQSFLEPLHHLQTKDLKEVMHHRKKLQGRRLDFDCKRRRQAKGHGKVSPYMSPSHGNTPRQDDEIRQAEDKFAESLTLAQIGMFNLLDNDVEQVAQLTFFAEGLLEYHQQCTEILQGLVSTLMEKKEEAVNRPKMEFVPKTLADLHIEGIHDLNNEDGSRAGSPEHKPPSNLELFPGGNNSRSNNASPLPSPVKSPARTPVAPAKGPCCTALYDFEPENQGELGFKENDVITLINKVDDNWFEGSVNGKTGYFPISYVQVTVPLPNM encoded by the exons ATGGCTTTCGCGGGTCTTAAGAAGCAAATTAACAAAGCAAATCAA TATGTCACAGAGAAAATGGGAGGTGCCGAAGGCACGAAATTGGATTTGGACTTCGTGGAAATGGAAAGA AAAACAGACGTAACATGCGAGCTCGTGGAAGAGCTACAAATCAAGACAAAAGAGTTCCTCCAGCCAAATCCGACAGCGCGGGCGAAGATGGCCGCCGTGAAGGGGATCAGCAAACTGAGCGGGCAGGCGAAGAGCAATACCTACCCTCAGCCAGAGGGCGTGCTGGGCGACTGTATGCTGCACTACGGAAAGAAACTTGGAGAGGACACCGTGTTCT CCCAATGTCTCATCGAAATGGGTGAGGCCATGAAAAATATGGCGGACGTTAAGTATTCCCTCGACGACAACATCAAACAAAGCTTCCTTGAACCACTGCATCACCTGCAAACCAAAGACCTCAAAGAAGTTATG CACCACCGAAAGAAACTACAGGGCCGCAGATTGGACTTCGACTGCAAAAGACGTCGCCAGGCAAAAG GCCATGGCAAGGTCAGCCCTTATATGAGCCCCAGTCACGGCAATACTCCAAGACAGG ATGATGAGATACGGCAGGCGGAAGATAAGTTCGCCGAGTCTCTGACGCTCGCGCAGATTGGCATGTTCAACCTTCTTGACAATGAT GTGGAGCAGGTCGCGCAACTCACATTCTTCGCGGAAGGGCTGCTGGAGTATCACCAGCAGTGTACGGAGATCCTGCAAGGGCTCGTATCGACGCTTATGGAGAA GAAAGAGGAGGCCGTGAACCGTCCCAAGATGGAGTTCGTGCCCAAGACCCTCGCCGACCTTCACATCGAGGGTATCCACGACCTGAACAATG AGGACGGCTCGCGCGCGGGCTCGCCGGAGCACAAGCCGCCGTCGAACCTCGAGCTGTTCCCTGGCGGCAACAACTCGCGCTCCAACAACG CGTCGCCGCTGCCGTCGCCGGTGAAGTCGCCCGCGCGGACGCCCGTGGCGCCCGCCAAGGGCCCGTGCTGCACCGCGCTCTACGACTTCGAGCCTGAGAACCAGGGCGAGCTTGGATTCAAG GAGAACGACGTGATCACACTGATCAACAAAGTAGACGACAACTGGTTCGAGGGCTCCGTCAACGGCAAGACCGGCTACTTCCCCATCAGCTACGTGCAGGTCACAGTGCCCCTGCCCAACATGTAA
- the LOC134656427 gene encoding alpha-(1,3)-fucosyltransferase C-like — MKYVLVWTKPNHEPIISWGRGQREFIKHKCKVNSCYVTPNRLLLPSISQFDAVAFHGPEIKRKYVPSPKVRSPHQKYVFVSKESSHYYPICDERYDGFFNWTWTYRLDSDEFYGYVTIRNITGDIIGPNKNMHWIKLDAMQPIDKETKVLLKKKNKTAAWFVSNCNSLSKREEFVIKLQYELKRYGLGIDIFGRCTWASKKCPRRRMNECLKMVQKKYYFYLSFENSFSEDYVTEKLLTALQNYAVPVVFGDANYTRFMPDGIYLHGGKLKPPDLAKEMNDIIKDKDRYYSFFKWRNHYSYHTNDEAPDSDDLCRMCEMLHDKTLVKKETVYTDFRKWWNVPGECSTIFSFLKAYF; from the exons atgaaatatgtattagtATGGACAAAACCAAATCATGAACCAATAATATCTTGGGGTCGAGGACAACGGGAGTTtattaaacataagtgtaaagtCAACAGTTGCTACGTAACCCCAAACAGATTGCTACTACCGAGCATCTCACAGTTTGATGCAGTTGCGTTTCATGGCcctgaaataaaaagaaaatacgtgCCAAGCCCAAAAGTACGGAGTCCGCATCAAAAATACGTGTTCGTCAGCAAGGAGTCATCGCATTACTACCCGATTTGTGACGAGAGATACGATGGGTTTTTCAATTGGACTTGGACTTACAGGTTGGATTCTGACGAATTTTACGGATACGTAACCATTAGAAACATTACGGGCGATATCATTGGcccgaataaaaatatgcacTGGATAAAACTGGATGCCATGCAACCAATCGATAAAGAGACAAAAGTTCTgttgaagaaaaaaaacaagACCGCTGCCTGGTTTGTTTCAAACTGCAATAGTTTAAGTAAAAGAGAAGAATTCGTCATTAAGCTGCAATATGAATTAAAAAGATACGGTTTGGGGATAGACATTTTCGGCAGATGTACTTGGGCATCGAAAAAATGTCCAAGGAGAAGAATGAATGAGTGCTTGAAGATGGTTCAAAAGAAGTACTATTTTTATCTCTCCTTTGAGAATTCGTTTAGCGAAGACTACGTGACAGAGAAGTTGCTGACGGCGCTTCAGAATTACGCGGTGCCGGTGGTGTTCGGAGACGCTAACTACACACG ATTCATGCCAGATGGAATCTACTTGCACGGGGGTAAACTAAAGCCGCCCGACTTGGCGAAAGAAATGAATGATATCATAAAAGACAAAGACAG GTACTACAGTTTCTTCAAGTGGCGTAATCATTATTCTTACCACACGAATGACGAGGCGCCAGATTCTGATGACCTGTGCAGAATGTGCGAGATGCTTCACGACAAGACTCTCGTGAAGAAGGAAACTGTGTACACGGATTTCAGAAAATGGTGGAACGTTCCAGGAGAATGCTCAACAATATTTAGCTTTTTAAAAGCGTACTTTTAA